A region of Vespula vulgaris chromosome 1, iyVesVulg1.1, whole genome shotgun sequence DNA encodes the following proteins:
- the LOC127068418 gene encoding uncharacterized protein LOC127068418 isoform X9, translating into MADRFNEERMPPGNWHNLSTIPIIQESEGIQLSIPCNFRRQCPHEMKNSFEFPIDAIVPATCEHRDENMSGLTFKQIDKNEDHTIQDHWTCPFHGDNYVKRRVDETPNASSSSSIPFGEECFDSIPYIDQIDDNYPDAYEESEDNEERKNGKEEHNVLSGDTSQDEPINNKKSCNDLFSFSGECKATDHTHELGARVEISGIISKQECTVCQCSLKSRKSIESQTSQVDDSPKLSLSSKKLSSNEIDSNSDNDDENYSNVFTDTTDQNDEQELSTSELITKDDEILTPELILDLSGMNDDAVSSDTSSTGKFWKSPDEVRLGCGRVATLAKHFSALGDGGLIKMNSMKLTRSRQFASEPDIISPRSSTTEVRESANCKMFKSEPDLCYEDKSTQVSPERKYSVYMDDVNMITEDANNDGSVTIKGKKKKLSIAEQQHIIEQIKEFSNLDNADAPLCLPQENQIADSVDNSETSCSKSFNNKSIISNTESDMETSKKSRKSSSSSSSSSASSNAESLNNNSSKKEEMKRKKHGVCKLGRCCSLKELSSSDGMKHDGINLSPALKKYFLFPARSNRVVSAPDISKKATAMLYLRLIKHHHDNDGNFTVHGTLSIGKKEEEKKGGSIGSPNDLNSNSSLSRSSKLSFSWENLQSEKSDVHSKKCQTPLLNGRRLSKSQEMIHKNNISQDDYNQMSKKFNQGRRSRSTTCGPASFQKKRSKDDLRVVGDTTTTIDIEGNLYLSRTCKTNSKSARSIAHNCFNIVEKSKSDPDISRSKSTSRSSRKEKRDIHVFPSLEIGSASRPRRMSERDLSSRLGRETIPQQIHSSKSVPALHNMGAEGKQQHEIFNPGYSRASSSNSVTPPVQPSPMPAMNGASCLRSRSSHNLHDPTRIGALPPTGLVSRQQSSPNLNPNQPHGSFQNNLQNNEAERFYQNLSVYRNQDSTGKQQQPSLSQQHMEERNTLHTQRSSRGSQNSLNRPPAQELNQGRDRPISAHIPQTQQQGYSGNQMQHQNVVPPRSQSSRDIIRQEAKLQEMQEEVRRRELRGGAPMINQYRPNTYNMRPANANQTAGIVPARALVSRPLGSTPNLATTSATRQQMGPTYGHPDVAAAYSQYGQCNKHPTAGINQYGLASKGKTEPSRHVPTIESGKESLAVQDSTRSHYDHNRQYMTSQNGSHYTHGPSDLRNDQYSNDNTTVIQDNVEGNSFSTTEVPPARPALPEDGYRESPPPPPPNTLTHPLYNNQADSRYTASMQDPPRGGYYPASGTGTMQQPRQYQYSASNPWQREEREKEQARRREAARQWRDQQIAELSALPHRTPQQDEQLRALQLERDFQKRAEEAANQQDDDDECNDIDTESIPQAQGLLSVANSQERTSTANQQHTLSRANVNNQSIRGTPPTSQTVNSPLSPNAAANSCLVQNDNSGLLYLQQQQQQQPQPQQQQPQQHTNQSQNNTVQLSSSSNYSSSLSHIGSIQKTYTTAMSQNNEERETQQRRIEEIRRKEFDENQRQREEENRHQQQQQQQQQQQQQQQQQQQQQQQQQQHIQQLYKQQQQHMQHYRNQQALHPNMLRLDNLVINGPNTSPSLQNGNTDAPPPPERGSSYAVMSQQSALRSNSSTSSNIALTPLTSSTIKRVSFHDPNANTETTPRNVMSGNLNTSSSMGMVTIREDPNNFINDAENLLASPKSPEGPGVPFVSATPGVIGAQEVYKDPRQKRLAEKQKQQNLQMGAVPEKLSFKEKMKMFAMETGEDGTPRDKVKISRAQREIDNIGGPLSPNNNTTKG; encoded by the exons ATGGCCGACAGGTTTAACGAAGAACGAATGCCACCGGGAAATTGGCATAATTTATCAACGATTCCTATAATCCAGGAATCGGAAGGAATACAATTATCAATACCTTGTAATTTTCGAAGACAGTGTCCtcacgaaatgaaaaatagtttCGAGTTTCCCATTGATGCTATCGTACCAGCAACGTGTGAACATCGAGATGAGAATATGTCCGGGTTAACTTTTAAACAAATTGATAAGAACGAAGATCATACGATTCAGGATCATTGGACTTGTCCATTTCATGGAGATAATTACGTGAAAAGAAGAGTCGATGAGACTCCTAAtgcgtcgtcttcgtcgtcgattCCATTCGGTGAGGAATGTTTCGATTCTATTCCTTACATCGATCAGATTGATGACAATTATCCTGATGCTTACGAGGAATCTGAAGATAACGAGGAACGTAAGAATGGAAAGGAGGAGCATAACGTTTTGTCCGGTGATACTTCGCAAGACGAgccaataaataataaaaaatcttgtaacgatttattttctttctccggcGAATGTAAAGCTACTGATCATACCCATGAATTAGGGGCACGAGTAGAAATATCTGGCATCATATCGAAACAAGAATGCACGGTTTGTCAATGTTCCttaaaatcaagaaaaagtaTCGAAAGTCAAACGAGCCAGGTCGATGATTCCCCGAAACTTAGCTTATCGTCGAAGAAATTATCGTCCAACGAAATCGATAGTAACAGCGATAACGACGATGAGAATTATTCCAACGTATTTACCGATACAACGGATCAAAACGACGAACAGGAATTGAGTACCTCTGAATTAATTACGAAGGACGACGAAATTTTAACGCCCGAATTAATTCTTGATTTGAGTGGAATGAACGACGACGCGGTTTCCAGTGACACGTCGAGCACTGGCAAATTTTGGAAATCACCTGACGAAGTACGTTTGGGTTGCGGAAGGGTAGCGACCTTGGCTAAACATTTCTCAGCGTTAGGTGACGGTGGATTGATCAAAATGAACTCTATGAAATTGACACGGTCCAGACAATTCGCATCTGAGCCAGACATAATATCACCGAGAAGTTCAACGACCGAGGTACGAGAATCTGCGAATTGTAAAATGTTCAAATCGGAACCTGACTTGTGTTACGAGGACAAGAGTACTCAAGTGTCGcctgaaagaaaatatagcgTTTATATGGACGACGTCAATATGATTACGGAAGATGCGAACAATGATGGAAGTGTGACGattaaaggtaaaaaaaaaaaactctctATAGCAGAGCAACAACATATAATAGAacaaattaaagaattttctaatCTGGACAATGCCGATGCACCTTTGTGTTTACCTCAAGAAAATCAAATAGCCGATTCCGTAGATAATTCAGAGACATCCTGTTctaaatcgtttaataataaatcgataattagTAATACTGAATCAGATATGGAGACGTCGAAAAAATCTCGAaagtcctcgtcgtcgtcgtcgtcgtcgtcggcatCGTCGAACGCTGAATCTTTAAATAACAATTCAtctaagaaagaagaaatgaaacgtAAAAAACATGGAGTTTGCAAGCTAGGAAGATGTTGTTCTCTCAAAGAATTATCATCCTCGGATGGAATGAAACACGATGGAATTAATTTGAGTCCAgctcttaaaaaatatttccttttcccaGCGCGTTCTAACAGAGTAGTTTCAGCACCAGATATCTCGAAGAAAGCTACCGCTATGCTCTATCTACGTTTAATAAAACATCATCACGATAATGACGGCAATTTTACGGTTCACGGTACCTTATCAAttggaaagaaggaagaagaaaaaaaggggggatCTATAGGAAGCCCGAATGATCTCAATTCTAATTCGTCTCTTTCACGATCGTCGAAGTTATCGTTCAGTTGGGAAAATTTGCAAAGTGAGAAGAGCGATGTTCATTCGAAAAAATGTCAAACGCCGTTATTAAATGGACGACGATTGTCGAAGAGTCAAGAGATGATTCATAAAAACAATATCTCTCAAGATGACTATAATCAAATgtcgaaaaaatttaatcaaggtcgtcgtagtcgttcgACTACGTGCGGTCCTGCgtcttttcaaaaaaaaagatctaaagATGATCTTCGTGTCGTCGGTGATACTACAACGACGATAGACATCGAAGGTAATTTGTATCTTAGTCGAACGTGCAAAACAAATTCTAAATCGGCACGTTCTATTGCCCATAATTGCTTTAATATCGtcgaaaaatcaaaaagtGACCCGGACATCTCGCGATCTAAATCAACGTCCAGATCATcaagaaaggagaaacgagATATTCACGTATTTCCATCGTTGGAAATCGGTTCCGCTTCGC GGCCTCGCCGCATGAGCGAACGTGATCTTTCATCTAGACTTGGACGTGAAACGATTCCCCAACAAATTCATAGCAGCAAGTCCGTCCCAGCTTTGCACA ATATGGGTGCCGAAGGGAAACAACAACATGAAATATTCAACCCGGGTTATAGCAGAGCATCGTCGAGTAATAGCGTTACACCACCGGTTCAACCATCACCGATGCCTGCAATGAACGGAGCTTCTTGCCTACGCTCTAG atcgAGCCATAACTTGCACGATCCAACGAGAATTGGGGCATTACCTCCGACTGGTTTGGTTAGCAGGCAACAATCCTCACCAAACTTAAATCCGAATCAACCTCATGGATCTTtccaaaataatttacaaaataacgAGGCTGAAAGATTCTATCAGAACTTGAGCGTTTATAGAAATCAGGATTCTACAGGGAAACAACAGCAGCCAAGTTTATCGCAGCAACACATGGAGGAGAG GAATACTTTACACACGCAACGAAGCTCAAGAGGATCGCAAAACTCTTTGAATCGGCCGCCTGCGCAAGAATTGAATCAGGGAAGAGATAGACCGATATCTGCTCATATTCCTCAAACTCAACAACAAGGTTATTCCGGTAATCAGATGCAACATCAAAACGTAGTTCCTCCTAGATCGCAATCCTCGCGAGATATAATACGTCAGGAAGCTAAGCTTCAAGAAATGCAGGAAGAAGTTAGAAGACGCGAATTACGTGGTGGTGCACCGATGATTAATCAGTATAGACCAAATACATATAACATGAGACCGGCAAATGCTAATCAAACAGCTGGTATTGTACCTGCTCGTGCTCTTGTTTCAAGACCATTGGGTTCTACACCTAATTTAGCAACAACCTCAGCAACGAGACAACAAATGGGACCAACTTATGGTCATCCTGATGTTGCTGCTGCTTATTCTCAATATGGTCAATGTAACAAACATCCGACTGCTGGTATAAATCAATACGGACTAGCGTCCAAAGGAAAGACAGAACCATCTCGTCATGTACCAACTATTGAATCTGGAAAGGAATCTCTCGCAGTTCAAGATTCTACTAGATCCCATTATGATCATAATCGTCAATATATGACTTCCCAGAATGGATCACATTATACTCATGGACCATCTGATCTACGAAACGATCAGTATTCAAATGACAATACTACTGTGATTCAAGATAACGTCGAAGGAAATTCTTTTAGTACTACTGAAGTTCCACCAGCAAGACCTGCTCTTCCTGAAGATGGGTATAGGGAAagtccaccaccaccaccacccaaTACGTTAACTCATCCGTTGTATAATAATCAAGCAGATTCGAG gTATACAGCAAGTATGCAAGACCCACCGAGAGGTGGTTATTATCCAGCAAGTGGAACAGGGACGATGCAACAACCTCGACAATATCAATATAGTGCCAGTAATCCTTGGCAACGTGAAGAACGTGAAAAG gaACAAGCTCGTAGAAGAGAAGCAGCTAGACAATGGCGCGATCAACAAATTGCGGAATTAAGTGCTTTGCCTCACCGAACTCCTCAACAAGACGAACAGTTACGTGCTCTTCAATTGGAACGAGATTTCCAAAAAAGAGCAGAAGAAGCTGCCAATCAacaggacgacgacgacgaatgtAATGACATTGATACCGAAAGTATACCACAGGCTCAAGGTTTATTGAGTGTAGCTAATTCTCAAGAAAGAACGAGCACAGCAAATCAACAACATACGTTGTCAAGAGCAAACGTAAATAATCAATCGATAAGAGGTACCCCACCTACGTCGCAAACTGTTAATAGTCCACTCTCTCCGAATGCTGCTGCAAATTCGTGCTTAGTACAAAATGATAATTCCGGTTTACTGTATttacaacaacagcaacagcagcaaccaCAACCACAACAACAGCAACCACAACAGCATACCAATCAATCTCAAAATAATACAGTACAATTATCTAGCTCGTCAAATTATAGTTCGTCTTTGTCTCATATTGGAAGTATTCAAAAAACGTATACAACTGCAATGTCtcaaaataatgaagaaagagaaacgcaaCAACGTCGAATAGAAGAAATCAGAAGGAAAGAATTCGATGAGAatcaaagacaaagagaagaagaaaataggcatcaacaacaacaacaacagcagcaacagcaacaacagcaacaacaacaacagcagcagcagcagcagcaacaacaacaacatatTCAGCAGTTATAtaaacaacagcaacaacataTGCAACATTATAGGAATCAACAAGCATTGCATCCAAATATGCTAAGATTAGACAATTTAGTTATCAATGGACCTAACACGTCGCCGT cTTTACAAAATGGAAATACCGATGCACCTCCACCACCAGAACGTGGATCTAGTTATGCAGTGATGTCTCAACAAAGTGCACTTAGGTCGAACAGTTCGACTTCTTCAAACATTGCCTTAACACCTCTAACATCTTCGACGATTAAAAGGGTTTCTTTTCACGATCCAAACGCAAACACTGAAACAACGCCACGCAATGTCATGTCTGGAAATTTAAATACTTCGTCCTCGATGGGCATGGTCACTATTAGAGAAGACCCTAAT AATTTTATCAACGATGCTGAAAATTTATTAGCGTCTCCAAAATCTCCGGAAGGTCCTGGCGTTCCATTTGTTAGCGCTACACCCGGTGTGATCGGTGCACAAGAAGTATACAA agatCCACGACAGAAACGTCTCgctgaaaaacaaaaacaacaaaatttgCAAATGGGTGCGGTACCCGAGAAGCTcagtttcaaagaaaaaatgaagatgtTTGCTATGGAAACTGGAGAGGATGGTACACCGAGGGACAAAGTGAAAATATCTCGAGCTCAGCGTGAAATTGATAACATCGGTGGTCCTCTTAGTCCTAATAACAATACTACGAAAGGCTaa
- the LOC127068418 gene encoding uncharacterized protein LOC127068418 isoform X10 — MADRFNEERMPPGNWHNLSTIPIIQESEGIQLSIPCNFRRQCPHEMKNSFEFPIDAIVPATCEHRDENMSGLTFKQIDKNEDHTIQDHWTCPFHGDNYVKRRVDETPNASSSSSIPFGEECFDSIPYIDQIDDNYPDAYEESEDNEERKNGKEEHNVLSGDTSQDEPINNKKSCNDLFSFSGECKATDHTHELGARVEISGIISKQECTVCQCSLKSRKSIESQTSQVDDSPKLSLSSKKLSSNEIDSNSDNDDENYSNVFTDTTDQNDEQELSTSELITKDDEILTPELILDLSGMNDDAVSSDTSSTGKFWKSPDEVRLGCGRVATLAKHFSALGDGGLIKMNSMKLTRSRQFASEPDIISPRSSTTEVRESANCKMFKSEPDLCYEDKSTQVSPERKYSVYMDDVNMITEDANNDGSVTIKGKKKKLSIAEQQHIIEQIKEFSNLDNADAPLCLPQENQIADSVDNSETSCSKSFNNKSIISNTESDMETSKKSRKSSSSSSSSSASSNAESLNNNSSKKEEMKRKKHGVCKLGRCCSLKELSSSDGMKHDGINLSPALKKYFLFPARSNRVVSAPDISKKATAMLYLRLIKHHHDNDGNFTVHGTLSIGKKEEEKKGGSIGSPNDLNSNSSLSRSSKLSFSWENLQSEKSDVHSKKCQTPLLNGRRLSKSQEMIHKNNISQDDYNQMSKKFNQGRRSRSTTCGPASFQKKRSKDDLRVVGDTTTTIDIEGNLYLSRTCKTNSKSARSIAHNCFNIVEKSKSDPDISRSKSTSRSSRKEKRDIHVFPSLEIGSASHMGAEGKQQHEIFNPGYSRASSSNSVTPPVQPSPMPAMNGASCLRSRSSHNLHDPTRIGALPPTGLVSRQQSSPNLNPNQPHGSFQNNLQNNEAERFYQNLSVYRNQDSTGKQQQPSLSQQHMEERNTLHTQRSSRGSQNSLNRPPAQELNQGRDRPISAHIPQTQQQGYSGNQMQHQNVVPPRSQSSRDIIRQEAKLQEMQEEVRRRELRGGAPMINQYRPNTYNMRPANANQTAGIVPARALVSRPLGSTPNLATTSATRQQMGPTYGHPDVAAAYSQYGQCNKHPTAGINQYGLASKGKTEPSRHVPTIESGKESLAVQDSTRSHYDHNRQYMTSQNGSHYTHGPSDLRNDQYSNDNTTVIQDNVEGNSFSTTEVPPARPALPEDGYRESPPPPPPNTLTHPLYNNQADSRYTASMQDPPRGGYYPASGTGTMQQPRQYQYSASNPWQREEREKEQARRREAARQWRDQQIAELSALPHRTPQQDEQLRALQLERDFQKRAEEAANQQDDDDECNDIDTESIPQAQGLLSVANSQERTSTANQQHTLSRANVNNQSIRGTPPTSQTVNSPLSPNAAANSCLVQNDNSGLLYLQQQQQQQPQPQQQQPQQHTNQSQNNTVQLSSSSNYSSSLSHIGSIQKTYTTAMSQNNEERETQQRRIEEIRRKEFDENQRQREEENRHQQQQQQQQQQQQQQQQQQQQQQQQQQHIQQLYKQQQQHMQHYRNQQALHPNMLRLDNLVINGPNTSPSLQNGNTDAPPPPERGSSYAVMSQQSALRSNSSTSSNIALTPLTSSTIKRVSFHDPNANTETTPRNVMSGNLNTSSSMGMVTIREDPNNFINDAENLLASPKSPEGPGVPFVSATPGVIGAQEVYKDPRQKRLAEKQKQQNLQMGAVPEKLSFKEKMKMFAMETGEDGTPRDKVKISRAQREIDNIGGPLSPNNNTTKG, encoded by the exons ATGGCCGACAGGTTTAACGAAGAACGAATGCCACCGGGAAATTGGCATAATTTATCAACGATTCCTATAATCCAGGAATCGGAAGGAATACAATTATCAATACCTTGTAATTTTCGAAGACAGTGTCCtcacgaaatgaaaaatagtttCGAGTTTCCCATTGATGCTATCGTACCAGCAACGTGTGAACATCGAGATGAGAATATGTCCGGGTTAACTTTTAAACAAATTGATAAGAACGAAGATCATACGATTCAGGATCATTGGACTTGTCCATTTCATGGAGATAATTACGTGAAAAGAAGAGTCGATGAGACTCCTAAtgcgtcgtcttcgtcgtcgattCCATTCGGTGAGGAATGTTTCGATTCTATTCCTTACATCGATCAGATTGATGACAATTATCCTGATGCTTACGAGGAATCTGAAGATAACGAGGAACGTAAGAATGGAAAGGAGGAGCATAACGTTTTGTCCGGTGATACTTCGCAAGACGAgccaataaataataaaaaatcttgtaacgatttattttctttctccggcGAATGTAAAGCTACTGATCATACCCATGAATTAGGGGCACGAGTAGAAATATCTGGCATCATATCGAAACAAGAATGCACGGTTTGTCAATGTTCCttaaaatcaagaaaaagtaTCGAAAGTCAAACGAGCCAGGTCGATGATTCCCCGAAACTTAGCTTATCGTCGAAGAAATTATCGTCCAACGAAATCGATAGTAACAGCGATAACGACGATGAGAATTATTCCAACGTATTTACCGATACAACGGATCAAAACGACGAACAGGAATTGAGTACCTCTGAATTAATTACGAAGGACGACGAAATTTTAACGCCCGAATTAATTCTTGATTTGAGTGGAATGAACGACGACGCGGTTTCCAGTGACACGTCGAGCACTGGCAAATTTTGGAAATCACCTGACGAAGTACGTTTGGGTTGCGGAAGGGTAGCGACCTTGGCTAAACATTTCTCAGCGTTAGGTGACGGTGGATTGATCAAAATGAACTCTATGAAATTGACACGGTCCAGACAATTCGCATCTGAGCCAGACATAATATCACCGAGAAGTTCAACGACCGAGGTACGAGAATCTGCGAATTGTAAAATGTTCAAATCGGAACCTGACTTGTGTTACGAGGACAAGAGTACTCAAGTGTCGcctgaaagaaaatatagcgTTTATATGGACGACGTCAATATGATTACGGAAGATGCGAACAATGATGGAAGTGTGACGattaaaggtaaaaaaaaaaaactctctATAGCAGAGCAACAACATATAATAGAacaaattaaagaattttctaatCTGGACAATGCCGATGCACCTTTGTGTTTACCTCAAGAAAATCAAATAGCCGATTCCGTAGATAATTCAGAGACATCCTGTTctaaatcgtttaataataaatcgataattagTAATACTGAATCAGATATGGAGACGTCGAAAAAATCTCGAaagtcctcgtcgtcgtcgtcgtcgtcgtcggcatCGTCGAACGCTGAATCTTTAAATAACAATTCAtctaagaaagaagaaatgaaacgtAAAAAACATGGAGTTTGCAAGCTAGGAAGATGTTGTTCTCTCAAAGAATTATCATCCTCGGATGGAATGAAACACGATGGAATTAATTTGAGTCCAgctcttaaaaaatatttccttttcccaGCGCGTTCTAACAGAGTAGTTTCAGCACCAGATATCTCGAAGAAAGCTACCGCTATGCTCTATCTACGTTTAATAAAACATCATCACGATAATGACGGCAATTTTACGGTTCACGGTACCTTATCAAttggaaagaaggaagaagaaaaaaaggggggatCTATAGGAAGCCCGAATGATCTCAATTCTAATTCGTCTCTTTCACGATCGTCGAAGTTATCGTTCAGTTGGGAAAATTTGCAAAGTGAGAAGAGCGATGTTCATTCGAAAAAATGTCAAACGCCGTTATTAAATGGACGACGATTGTCGAAGAGTCAAGAGATGATTCATAAAAACAATATCTCTCAAGATGACTATAATCAAATgtcgaaaaaatttaatcaaggtcgtcgtagtcgttcgACTACGTGCGGTCCTGCgtcttttcaaaaaaaaagatctaaagATGATCTTCGTGTCGTCGGTGATACTACAACGACGATAGACATCGAAGGTAATTTGTATCTTAGTCGAACGTGCAAAACAAATTCTAAATCGGCACGTTCTATTGCCCATAATTGCTTTAATATCGtcgaaaaatcaaaaagtGACCCGGACATCTCGCGATCTAAATCAACGTCCAGATCATcaagaaaggagaaacgagATATTCACGTATTTCCATCGTTGGAAATCGGTTCCGCTTCGC ATATGGGTGCCGAAGGGAAACAACAACATGAAATATTCAACCCGGGTTATAGCAGAGCATCGTCGAGTAATAGCGTTACACCACCGGTTCAACCATCACCGATGCCTGCAATGAACGGAGCTTCTTGCCTACGCTCTAG atcgAGCCATAACTTGCACGATCCAACGAGAATTGGGGCATTACCTCCGACTGGTTTGGTTAGCAGGCAACAATCCTCACCAAACTTAAATCCGAATCAACCTCATGGATCTTtccaaaataatttacaaaataacgAGGCTGAAAGATTCTATCAGAACTTGAGCGTTTATAGAAATCAGGATTCTACAGGGAAACAACAGCAGCCAAGTTTATCGCAGCAACACATGGAGGAGAG GAATACTTTACACACGCAACGAAGCTCAAGAGGATCGCAAAACTCTTTGAATCGGCCGCCTGCGCAAGAATTGAATCAGGGAAGAGATAGACCGATATCTGCTCATATTCCTCAAACTCAACAACAAGGTTATTCCGGTAATCAGATGCAACATCAAAACGTAGTTCCTCCTAGATCGCAATCCTCGCGAGATATAATACGTCAGGAAGCTAAGCTTCAAGAAATGCAGGAAGAAGTTAGAAGACGCGAATTACGTGGTGGTGCACCGATGATTAATCAGTATAGACCAAATACATATAACATGAGACCGGCAAATGCTAATCAAACAGCTGGTATTGTACCTGCTCGTGCTCTTGTTTCAAGACCATTGGGTTCTACACCTAATTTAGCAACAACCTCAGCAACGAGACAACAAATGGGACCAACTTATGGTCATCCTGATGTTGCTGCTGCTTATTCTCAATATGGTCAATGTAACAAACATCCGACTGCTGGTATAAATCAATACGGACTAGCGTCCAAAGGAAAGACAGAACCATCTCGTCATGTACCAACTATTGAATCTGGAAAGGAATCTCTCGCAGTTCAAGATTCTACTAGATCCCATTATGATCATAATCGTCAATATATGACTTCCCAGAATGGATCACATTATACTCATGGACCATCTGATCTACGAAACGATCAGTATTCAAATGACAATACTACTGTGATTCAAGATAACGTCGAAGGAAATTCTTTTAGTACTACTGAAGTTCCACCAGCAAGACCTGCTCTTCCTGAAGATGGGTATAGGGAAagtccaccaccaccaccacccaaTACGTTAACTCATCCGTTGTATAATAATCAAGCAGATTCGAG gTATACAGCAAGTATGCAAGACCCACCGAGAGGTGGTTATTATCCAGCAAGTGGAACAGGGACGATGCAACAACCTCGACAATATCAATATAGTGCCAGTAATCCTTGGCAACGTGAAGAACGTGAAAAG gaACAAGCTCGTAGAAGAGAAGCAGCTAGACAATGGCGCGATCAACAAATTGCGGAATTAAGTGCTTTGCCTCACCGAACTCCTCAACAAGACGAACAGTTACGTGCTCTTCAATTGGAACGAGATTTCCAAAAAAGAGCAGAAGAAGCTGCCAATCAacaggacgacgacgacgaatgtAATGACATTGATACCGAAAGTATACCACAGGCTCAAGGTTTATTGAGTGTAGCTAATTCTCAAGAAAGAACGAGCACAGCAAATCAACAACATACGTTGTCAAGAGCAAACGTAAATAATCAATCGATAAGAGGTACCCCACCTACGTCGCAAACTGTTAATAGTCCACTCTCTCCGAATGCTGCTGCAAATTCGTGCTTAGTACAAAATGATAATTCCGGTTTACTGTATttacaacaacagcaacagcagcaaccaCAACCACAACAACAGCAACCACAACAGCATACCAATCAATCTCAAAATAATACAGTACAATTATCTAGCTCGTCAAATTATAGTTCGTCTTTGTCTCATATTGGAAGTATTCAAAAAACGTATACAACTGCAATGTCtcaaaataatgaagaaagagaaacgcaaCAACGTCGAATAGAAGAAATCAGAAGGAAAGAATTCGATGAGAatcaaagacaaagagaagaagaaaataggcatcaacaacaacaacaacagcagcaacagcaacaacagcaacaacaacaacagcagcagcagcagcagcaacaacaacaacatatTCAGCAGTTATAtaaacaacagcaacaacataTGCAACATTATAGGAATCAACAAGCATTGCATCCAAATATGCTAAGATTAGACAATTTAGTTATCAATGGACCTAACACGTCGCCGT cTTTACAAAATGGAAATACCGATGCACCTCCACCACCAGAACGTGGATCTAGTTATGCAGTGATGTCTCAACAAAGTGCACTTAGGTCGAACAGTTCGACTTCTTCAAACATTGCCTTAACACCTCTAACATCTTCGACGATTAAAAGGGTTTCTTTTCACGATCCAAACGCAAACACTGAAACAACGCCACGCAATGTCATGTCTGGAAATTTAAATACTTCGTCCTCGATGGGCATGGTCACTATTAGAGAAGACCCTAAT AATTTTATCAACGATGCTGAAAATTTATTAGCGTCTCCAAAATCTCCGGAAGGTCCTGGCGTTCCATTTGTTAGCGCTACACCCGGTGTGATCGGTGCACAAGAAGTATACAA agatCCACGACAGAAACGTCTCgctgaaaaacaaaaacaacaaaatttgCAAATGGGTGCGGTACCCGAGAAGCTcagtttcaaagaaaaaatgaagatgtTTGCTATGGAAACTGGAGAGGATGGTACACCGAGGGACAAAGTGAAAATATCTCGAGCTCAGCGTGAAATTGATAACATCGGTGGTCCTCTTAGTCCTAATAACAATACTACGAAAGGCTaa